The following proteins are encoded in a genomic region of Falsibacillus pallidus:
- a CDS encoding GerMN domain-containing protein, producing the protein MSNKTKATIAVTVLASSVYLSGCGLFGGDKEKVDPPQDVSYLKEGQTVETSAGKDGKGKAASSEANEQTQPTELYLINKDGYVMAQTLQLPKTEGIAKEALEYLVANGPVSEMLPNGFRAVLPADTEVLGVDIKDGVAVADFSKEFSTYQAEDEQRILQAVTWTLTQFDSVKRVELRVNGTPLTEMPVNGTPINSNGLSRADGINMDTSGVADITNTHPVTVYYLSQNGEGYNYVPVTKRVDNSVKDDVAAVVNELVNGPGYNSNLVTDFLPDAKLVDAPTIEDGTVTLNFNESILGSLKEKKVSEYLMNSLVLSLTEQPMIQKVAIEVNGSTELVNEDGKSITEPVSRPEKVNTGSF; encoded by the coding sequence ATGTCAAATAAAACAAAAGCGACGATTGCCGTCACGGTTTTGGCTTCTTCAGTTTATTTATCTGGATGTGGGTTATTCGGGGGGGATAAGGAAAAGGTGGATCCTCCGCAGGATGTTTCCTATCTTAAGGAAGGACAAACGGTTGAAACATCCGCGGGCAAGGATGGCAAGGGCAAAGCTGCTTCGAGTGAAGCAAATGAACAGACTCAGCCAACAGAGCTGTATTTGATCAATAAAGACGGGTATGTGATGGCTCAGACACTGCAGCTTCCGAAAACGGAAGGGATAGCAAAAGAAGCATTGGAGTACCTGGTGGCCAACGGTCCAGTTTCTGAAATGCTTCCTAACGGGTTCCGGGCAGTCCTGCCGGCAGATACGGAAGTGCTTGGCGTCGATATTAAAGATGGTGTGGCTGTAGCAGACTTCTCAAAAGAATTCTCGACATATCAAGCTGAGGATGAACAGCGGATCCTGCAAGCGGTGACTTGGACACTTACACAGTTTGATAGCGTCAAACGCGTAGAGCTGCGGGTAAATGGTACACCTCTCACAGAAATGCCTGTGAATGGAACGCCGATCAATTCCAACGGACTGAGCAGGGCGGATGGCATCAATATGGATACATCAGGGGTAGCGGATATTACGAATACACATCCTGTCACTGTCTACTACTTGTCCCAAAATGGAGAAGGCTATAACTATGTCCCTGTAACGAAAAGGGTTGATAACTCCGTCAAGGATGACGTAGCGGCAGTTGTTAATGAACTGGTAAACGGCCCTGGCTATAATAGCAATCTTGTTACTGATTTCCTTCCTGACGCAAAGCTTGTTGATGCGCCGACAATTGAAGACGGCACCGTCACATTGAATTTCAATGAGTCGATCCTAGGAAGCTTAAAAGAAAAGAAAGTCTCCGAATACTTAATGAACTCGCTTGTTCTTTCATTGACTGAACAGCCGATGATTCAAAAGGTGGCTATAGAGGTGAATGGAAGCACTGAATTAGTGAATGAAGATGGGAAATCCATCACTGAACCTGTCTCTCGTCCTGAAAAAGTGAACACAGGTAGTTTTTAA
- the racE gene encoding glutamate racemase, which yields MNQPIGIIDSGVGGLTVAKEVMRQLPKETIYYFGDTARCPYGPRPVEEVRTFTWQMTKFLHDHQIKMLIIACNTATAAALDEIRSELDIPVIGVIYPGARAALKLTKNEKVGVLGTIGTVKSGAYDEALSTLNQKVSVHSLACPKFVPLVESGEYGSSFAKKIVAETLKPVKNWGIDTLILGCTHYPLLQPVIENFLGKRVKVISSGEETAREASTILYHNRILSNNKEAPMHRFFTSGSEPIFTRIASDWLDIDIAHAETIRL from the coding sequence TTGAATCAACCGATAGGAATCATCGATTCGGGAGTTGGCGGCTTGACTGTTGCCAAAGAGGTCATGCGCCAGCTGCCAAAAGAAACAATCTATTATTTTGGGGATACGGCAAGGTGTCCTTATGGTCCGAGGCCTGTGGAAGAGGTAAGAACTTTTACTTGGCAAATGACAAAATTTTTACATGACCATCAAATCAAGATGCTGATTATAGCGTGCAATACCGCAACTGCTGCAGCACTTGATGAAATCAGGTCCGAACTGGATATTCCTGTCATAGGGGTTATTTATCCAGGCGCAAGGGCCGCATTGAAATTGACCAAGAATGAGAAAGTCGGTGTGCTGGGTACGATCGGTACGGTTAAGAGCGGAGCCTACGATGAGGCGCTTTCCACCCTTAATCAAAAGGTATCCGTTCATTCGCTGGCATGCCCCAAGTTTGTTCCTTTAGTGGAAAGCGGCGAATATGGCAGTTCGTTCGCTAAGAAAATCGTTGCTGAAACATTAAAGCCTGTCAAGAATTGGGGAATCGACACACTGATTCTCGGATGCACACACTATCCTCTCCTGCAGCCGGTCATTGAAAATTTCCTCGGCAAAAGGGTGAAAGTGATCAGTTCAGGCGAAGAAACAGCAAGGGAAGCCAGTACGATCCTCTATCATAATCGAATATTATCAAACAATAAAGAAGCCCCGATGCATCGATTCTTCACGAGCGGTTCAGAACCGATTTTCACAAGGATTGCATCAGATTGGCTTGACATTGATATAGCACATGCAGAAACCATCCGTTTATGA
- a CDS encoding MarR family winged helix-turn-helix transcriptional regulator: protein MIKENVSQENLDVVADIEKDLRYISAIIKQKGREILSNYTITPPQFVALQWLFEDGDMTIGDLSNKMFLACSTTTDLVDRMEKNELVMRVKDPNDRRVVRIHLLDEGKRIIDEVIRKRQIYLNELLQNFSSDEVLNLKDNLVKLHHEMKDK, encoded by the coding sequence ATGATTAAGGAAAACGTCAGCCAGGAAAATCTTGATGTCGTTGCTGATATAGAAAAAGATTTGCGCTACATATCTGCTATCATTAAACAAAAGGGCCGTGAGATCTTGAGCAATTATACGATCACACCACCACAGTTTGTTGCATTGCAGTGGCTTTTTGAGGATGGCGATATGACGATTGGAGATCTATCCAACAAAATGTTCCTTGCATGCAGCACGACAACGGATTTAGTGGATCGTATGGAAAAAAATGAGTTGGTCATGCGTGTGAAGGACCCGAATGACCGCCGTGTCGTCCGCATTCATCTGCTTGATGAAGGGAAAAGGATTATTGATGAAGTGATCCGAAAGCGGCAAATTTATTTAAATGAACTTCTTCAAAACTTTTCAAGCGATGAAGTCTTAAACCTAAAAGACAACCTAGTTAAACTACACCATGAAATGAAGGATAAATGA
- a CDS encoding helix-turn-helix domain-containing protein, with translation MKDNDFTHKPLLTKREKEVFELLVQDKTTKEIASELFISEKTVRNHISNAMQKLGVKGRSQAVVELLRMGELKL, from the coding sequence TTGAAGGACAATGATTTCACTCACAAACCGTTGCTCACAAAGAGAGAAAAAGAAGTATTCGAATTGTTAGTACAAGACAAAACAACGAAGGAAATCGCAAGCGAACTGTTTATCAGTGAGAAAACAGTTCGGAACCATATTTCCAACGCCATGCAAAAGCTTGGAGTTAAAGGCCGTTCACAAGCCGTAGTGGAACTTCTTCGCATGGGAGAATTAAAGCTATAA
- a CDS encoding acyl-CoA thioesterase, producing the protein MNRVAYINEPESWKEEFEFYHPLTVRFSETDMFGHLNNTVPFTYFEEARIEFFKSKGFMQDWVKPESEQIPVVADLQCDFLQQVFFGEALKVFVKAAKVGTSSVDLHYMGIKQNDDICFVGRGTMVQISKKTGKGVPWTEEMKQKLGMRASVK; encoded by the coding sequence TTGAATCGTGTTGCCTATATAAATGAACCTGAAAGCTGGAAGGAAGAATTTGAATTTTACCACCCATTGACGGTAAGGTTTTCTGAAACGGATATGTTTGGGCATTTGAACAATACCGTTCCATTTACATATTTTGAAGAAGCAAGGATAGAGTTTTTCAAGAGTAAAGGATTTATGCAGGATTGGGTCAAGCCGGAAAGCGAGCAAATCCCTGTCGTAGCAGACCTCCAGTGTGATTTCTTGCAGCAAGTATTTTTTGGTGAGGCATTAAAGGTATTTGTGAAAGCAGCGAAAGTCGGTACATCATCAGTCGACCTTCACTATATGGGAATTAAACAAAATGATGACATCTGCTTTGTCGGACGGGGAACGATGGTCCAAATTTCTAAAAAGACCGGGAAAGGCGTCCCATGGACCGAAGAAATGAAGCAAAAACTGGGTATGCGTGCGTCTGTAAAATAA
- a CDS encoding bifunctional metallophosphatase/5'-nucleotidase, with the protein MKKIILQKAAALLLVFSLLPIHATVSFAEEKPSDYDITLLYTNDTHSHLENMPYLHTLIKQNENPRSLLLDAGDVFSGTLFFVQFLGQADAQLMNQIGYDAMTIGNHEFDRTSQVLANFITKSNFPLLSANIRLDGDKTLGPLYRKEIGDPPENGKIYPAIVKEVNGNRIGIIGLTTLDTPILSRPSKEIEFENAKKSARKWIEKLKDMNVDKVIVLSHLGIFEDKKLAKSVKGIDVIVGGHTHTKIPKPIVMNKKTEPTLIVQAYRHANFLGRLDLSFGSDGVLEKWNGKLINVLSKNVAPDPTAMEMVKQFTGEINVMNQKIIGNTAVYLNGDLRDVRTQETNLGDLVADSMLNEAKKMTQADLALMNGGGIRNSISPGPITLGTIRSVLPFQNQLAVLTMSGAQIKEALEFALADINEEAGRFLQMSGLNIQYNPFSPPGNKIIEAKVIKNGAYAPLEADKMYRVVVNEFLSDGGDGFDMFRLAKEQGNSEILPLVDYQALASYIQTAGTIDIQPEGRIVRIS; encoded by the coding sequence ATGAAAAAAATCATATTACAAAAAGCAGCTGCACTCCTTTTAGTATTTTCTCTCTTGCCAATCCATGCAACTGTTTCTTTTGCGGAAGAAAAGCCTTCGGATTATGATATTACGCTCCTTTATACAAATGATACACATTCCCACTTGGAAAATATGCCTTATCTTCATACCCTCATTAAACAAAATGAAAATCCGAGAAGCCTTTTGCTCGATGCAGGAGATGTCTTTTCCGGAACTTTATTCTTTGTCCAATTCCTAGGCCAGGCCGATGCTCAATTAATGAATCAGATTGGATATGATGCCATGACGATTGGAAACCATGAGTTCGATCGTACATCCCAGGTGCTCGCCAATTTTATAACAAAATCAAACTTCCCGCTCCTAAGCGCCAATATCAGGTTAGATGGCGATAAAACACTGGGGCCATTATATAGAAAGGAAATAGGCGATCCCCCTGAAAATGGAAAAATCTATCCCGCCATAGTGAAGGAAGTCAATGGGAATAGGATTGGAATTATTGGATTGACTACTTTGGATACTCCAATCCTTTCACGCCCATCAAAAGAGATTGAATTCGAGAATGCAAAAAAGAGCGCAAGAAAATGGATCGAAAAATTAAAGGATATGAATGTGGACAAAGTGATTGTCCTTTCCCATCTTGGTATTTTCGAGGACAAAAAATTAGCGAAATCCGTCAAGGGAATCGATGTCATCGTCGGTGGACATACACATACAAAAATTCCAAAACCGATTGTGATGAATAAGAAGACCGAACCTACACTGATTGTCCAGGCGTATCGTCATGCCAATTTTTTAGGCAGACTTGATTTATCTTTCGGCTCCGATGGGGTTTTGGAGAAATGGAACGGGAAACTGATCAATGTCCTTTCGAAAAATGTTGCTCCTGACCCGACAGCTATGGAAATGGTGAAACAATTCACCGGGGAAATCAATGTAATGAATCAGAAAATCATCGGCAATACCGCTGTTTATTTAAACGGAGATTTAAGGGACGTCCGTACGCAGGAAACGAACCTTGGTGATCTCGTGGCAGATTCCATGCTCAATGAGGCTAAAAAAATGACCCAGGCTGATTTGGCGTTAATGAACGGAGGAGGAATACGTAATTCAATCTCCCCTGGTCCAATCACCCTTGGAACCATACGATCAGTCCTGCCTTTTCAAAACCAGCTGGCAGTACTGACCATGTCAGGTGCACAAATCAAGGAAGCCCTTGAGTTTGCTTTGGCAGATATCAATGAAGAAGCGGGGAGGTTTCTTCAAATGTCAGGCCTGAACATCCAATACAATCCTTTCTCCCCACCCGGTAATAAGATTATAGAAGCCAAAGTGATCAAAAATGGCGCATATGCACCATTGGAGGCTGACAAAATGTATAGAGTTGTGGTCAATGAGTTTCTTTCCGATGGAGGAGACGGTTTTGACATGTTCCGATTGGCTAAAGAACAAGGAAATTCGGAAATTTTGCCTCTAGTCGATTATCAGGCACTTGCATCGTATATCCAAACTGCGGGAACGATTGACATTCAGCCGGAAGGGAGAATAGTGAGAATTTCTTAA
- the sdhB gene encoding succinate dehydrogenase iron-sulfur subunit, producing the protein MSENKKVRFIITRQDSPEATPYQEEFELNYRPNMNVISALMEIRRNPVNAKGQATTPITWDMNCLEEVCGACSMVINGKPRQSCTALVDKLEQPIRLEPMRTFPVVRDLQVDRSRMFDSLKKVKAWIPIDGTYDLGPGPRMPEKKRQWAYELSKCMTCGVCLEACPNVNSKSDFIGPAPLSQVRLFNAHPTGEMNRDERLESIMGDGGLANCGNSQNCVQSCPKGIPLTTSIAALNRDTTFQMFRNFFGSDKTV; encoded by the coding sequence ATGAGTGAAAACAAAAAAGTTCGCTTCATCATTACACGTCAAGATAGTCCTGAAGCGACACCTTACCAAGAAGAATTCGAATTGAATTATCGTCCGAACATGAACGTCATTTCTGCTTTGATGGAAATCCGACGCAATCCGGTCAATGCCAAAGGACAGGCTACTACTCCAATCACTTGGGATATGAACTGTCTTGAGGAAGTCTGCGGTGCCTGTTCAATGGTAATCAACGGAAAGCCAAGACAATCCTGTACAGCTCTAGTCGATAAATTGGAACAGCCAATCCGCTTAGAGCCGATGCGTACATTCCCTGTTGTCCGCGACTTGCAGGTTGACAGAAGCAGAATGTTCGATTCATTGAAGAAAGTCAAGGCTTGGATTCCTATCGATGGAACGTACGATCTTGGTCCTGGTCCGCGCATGCCTGAGAAGAAACGCCAATGGGCATACGAGTTGTCAAAATGTATGACATGCGGCGTCTGCTTGGAAGCATGTCCGAATGTGAACAGCAAATCTGATTTCATCGGTCCTGCACCATTGTCTCAAGTACGTTTGTTCAATGCACATCCAACAGGTGAAATGAACAGAGACGAGCGCCTTGAATCCATCATGGGTGATGGAGGACTTGCGAACTGCGGCAACTCTCAAAACTGTGTACAATCTTGTCCAAAAGGCATTCCTTTGACAACATCCATCGCAGCTTTGAACCGCGACACTACATTCCAAATGTTCCGCAACTTCTTCGGAAGCGACAAAACTGTATAA
- the sdhA gene encoding succinate dehydrogenase flavoprotein subunit, with translation MNNGKIIVVGGGLAGLMATIKIAETGTPVDLFSLVPVKRSHSVCAQGGINGAVNTKGEGDSPWIHFDDTIYGGDFLANQPPVKAMCDAAPGIINLLDRMGVMFNRTPEGLLDFRRFGGTEHHRTAFAGATTGQQLLYALDEQVRRHEVSGLVNKFEGWEFLGVITDDEGIGRGIVAQDLKTMEIKSFPADAVIMASGGPGIIFGKSTNSVINTGSAASILYQQGAYYANGEFIQIHPTAIPGDDKLRLMSESARGEGGRVWTYKDGKPWYFLEEKYPAYGNLVPRDIATREIFDVCVNQKLGINGENMVYLDLSHKDPKELDIKLGGIIEIYEKFMGDDPRKVPMKIFPAVHYSMGGLWVDYDQMTSIPGVFAAGECDYSQHGGNRLGANSLLSAIFGGMVAGPNAVKYVKGLEKHSDDISSTVYDRFVKAEEEKWNGILSMDGKENAYVLHKELGEWMTDNVTVVRHNDKLLQTDQKIQELMERYKNININDTAKWSNQGATFTRQLQNMLQLARVITIGAYNRNESRGAHYKPEFPKRNDEEFLKTTMAKYNAETNQPEFHYEEVDLSLIPPRERDYTKSKKEANKG, from the coding sequence ATGAATAACGGAAAAATCATCGTGGTCGGCGGTGGACTAGCCGGCTTGATGGCAACTATTAAAATCGCAGAAACAGGAACACCGGTCGATCTGTTTTCACTAGTGCCTGTTAAGCGTTCTCACTCTGTGTGTGCGCAAGGTGGCATCAATGGTGCGGTTAATACAAAAGGGGAAGGCGATTCTCCTTGGATCCACTTTGACGATACGATATATGGAGGAGACTTCCTTGCGAATCAGCCTCCAGTAAAAGCGATGTGTGATGCAGCACCTGGCATCATTAACTTGCTTGATCGTATGGGTGTTATGTTCAACCGTACACCAGAGGGATTATTGGACTTCCGCCGTTTTGGAGGAACAGAGCATCATAGAACTGCATTTGCCGGGGCAACTACTGGCCAGCAGCTTTTGTATGCCTTGGATGAGCAAGTAAGACGCCATGAAGTGTCCGGTCTTGTCAATAAATTTGAAGGCTGGGAATTCCTTGGAGTCATCACAGATGATGAAGGAATTGGCCGTGGAATCGTGGCTCAGGATCTGAAGACGATGGAAATCAAATCCTTCCCTGCTGATGCAGTCATCATGGCATCAGGCGGTCCGGGAATCATCTTCGGAAAATCAACGAACTCAGTCATCAACACTGGTTCAGCAGCATCCATCCTTTATCAACAAGGCGCATATTATGCGAATGGAGAGTTTATCCAAATCCATCCTACGGCCATCCCAGGGGATGACAAACTTCGCTTGATGAGTGAATCAGCCCGTGGTGAAGGTGGACGTGTATGGACGTATAAAGATGGAAAGCCTTGGTATTTCCTGGAGGAAAAATATCCTGCATACGGAAACTTGGTGCCGCGTGATATCGCAACACGTGAAATTTTTGACGTCTGTGTTAACCAAAAGCTTGGAATCAACGGGGAGAACATGGTTTACCTTGATCTGTCCCATAAAGATCCAAAAGAATTGGATATCAAATTAGGCGGAATCATTGAAATCTATGAAAAATTCATGGGTGATGATCCACGTAAAGTTCCAATGAAAATCTTCCCTGCTGTCCATTATTCTATGGGTGGACTTTGGGTTGACTATGATCAAATGACGAGTATCCCTGGTGTATTTGCTGCCGGAGAATGCGACTATTCCCAGCATGGAGGAAATCGTCTAGGCGCCAACTCCTTGCTTTCTGCCATCTTTGGCGGTATGGTTGCAGGTCCAAATGCAGTTAAATACGTTAAAGGACTTGAAAAACATTCTGATGATATTTCTTCAACAGTTTACGACCGTTTCGTAAAAGCTGAAGAAGAAAAATGGAATGGCATCCTATCAATGGATGGAAAAGAAAACGCCTATGTCCTTCATAAGGAACTAGGTGAATGGATGACTGACAACGTAACAGTTGTCCGCCATAATGATAAGCTTCTTCAAACAGATCAGAAGATCCAAGAATTGATGGAGCGCTATAAAAATATCAATATCAATGATACAGCTAAATGGAGCAACCAAGGAGCGACGTTCACACGTCAGCTTCAAAACATGCTTCAGCTTGCACGTGTCATCACTATTGGTGCATACAACCGCAACGAAAGCCGCGGAGCGCACTACAAACCGGAATTCCCGAAACGAAACGATGAAGAATTCCTTAAGACGACTATGGCTAAATACAATGCTGAAACGAATCAACCGGAATTCCACTATGAAGAAGTGGATCTTTCCTTGATTCCACCACGCGAACGCGACTATACCAAAAGTAAGAAAGAGGCGAATAAAGGATGA
- a CDS encoding succinate dehydrogenase cytochrome b558 subunit: MAGNREFNYRRLHSLLGVIPVGLFLCQHLVVNHFATRGEAAFNDAAHFMELLPFRYFLEIFIIFLPLLFHAIYGLYIAFTAKNNASRFGYFRNWMFMLQRVSGVITLAFVAWHVWETRVQAAFGAEVNFQMMENILSNPFMLAWYIIGVVSTVFHFANGLWSFCVSWGITVTPKSQLISTYVTLLIFVALSVVGVSALLAFV; the protein is encoded by the coding sequence ATGGCTGGAAATCGTGAATTTAATTATCGCAGATTGCACTCATTGCTAGGAGTAATTCCTGTTGGTTTATTCTTGTGCCAACATTTAGTAGTGAATCATTTTGCCACACGCGGAGAAGCGGCATTCAATGATGCTGCTCATTTTATGGAATTACTTCCTTTCCGCTATTTCTTGGAAATCTTTATTATTTTCCTGCCTTTGCTGTTCCACGCAATTTACGGGCTTTATATTGCATTTACGGCAAAAAACAACGCCAGCAGATTCGGTTATTTCCGCAACTGGATGTTTATGCTGCAACGTGTATCCGGTGTAATCACTTTGGCTTTCGTTGCATGGCATGTATGGGAAACGCGCGTTCAGGCAGCATTTGGCGCTGAAGTTAATTTCCAAATGATGGAGAACATTCTGTCTAATCCATTTATGCTTGCTTGGTACATAATCGGTGTGGTTTCAACAGTATTCCACTTTGCTAATGGATTATGGTCATTCTGCGTAAGCTGGGGAATTACAGTAACGCCTAAATCACAGCTTATTTCTACATACGTTACATTATTGATTTTCGTAGCATTGTCAGTAGTGGGCGTATCAGCACTTCTTGCATTCGTCTAA
- a CDS encoding YslB family protein, producing the protein MESENSHENEHDHNEAEPPRQDTVPLFGYELLREVLIPDLLGKETPDILYWAGKHLARKFPLLSDEEIQSFFLEAGWGHLKAVKQGKNSTEYELTSPSIQKRLEMKEQSCFRMEAGFLAQQIQTQQKTITEAYEEVQKRQKKVHILVQWDQKDKVAD; encoded by the coding sequence ATGGAATCCGAAAACTCGCATGAAAATGAACACGATCATAATGAAGCAGAACCGCCCCGCCAGGATACGGTGCCGCTTTTTGGGTATGAATTATTAAGGGAGGTCCTCATTCCGGATTTGCTTGGAAAAGAAACACCGGATATTTTATACTGGGCCGGAAAGCACCTTGCACGGAAATTTCCTCTGCTGTCCGATGAGGAAATCCAATCATTTTTCTTGGAAGCTGGCTGGGGTCATTTAAAAGCCGTGAAGCAAGGAAAAAATTCCACTGAGTATGAATTGACGAGTCCTTCCATTCAAAAAAGGCTCGAGATGAAGGAACAGTCCTGTTTCCGGATGGAAGCTGGTTTTTTGGCCCAGCAGATTCAAACCCAGCAAAAAACAATCACTGAGGCATATGAAGAGGTGCAAAAGCGCCAGAAAAAAGTACATATCCTTGTCCAATGGGATCAAAAGGATAAAGTAGCAGATTGA
- a CDS encoding aspartate kinase has product MGLIVQKFGGTSVGSAERIQNAAKRVADEIEKGNQVAVVVSAMGKSTDALVSLAQSISSMPNKREMDMLLATGEQVTISLMAMALQEMGIKAVSLTGWQAGIRTEAVPGNARITNIQNEKMMNYLDEDKVVIVAGFQGLDEHDEITTLGRGGSDTTAVALAAALKADRCDIYTDVPGVFTSDPRYVNDARKLHSISYDEMLELANLGAGVLHPRAVEFAKNYGVPLEVRSSMENIEGTIIEEEASMEQNLIVRGVAFEEDIIRVTLTGLSNELHHLSQIFMTLAAEHVNVDIIIQSRTESQQASVSFSIKKDVLQDTIRILEENRVLLGFEDVEYETGLAKVSIVGSGMVSNPGVAARMFKALADNEIQIKMVSTSEIKVSTVISQERMIDAANILHNEFGLSGIEAPVEAK; this is encoded by the coding sequence ATGGGGCTTATTGTTCAAAAATTCGGTGGGACTTCCGTGGGGAGTGCAGAGAGAATTCAAAATGCTGCCAAAAGGGTAGCTGATGAAATTGAAAAAGGAAATCAAGTGGCTGTGGTCGTCTCTGCTATGGGGAAATCAACAGACGCCCTGGTGTCTTTGGCACAGAGCATCAGTTCGATGCCGAATAAGAGGGAAATGGATATGCTGCTTGCAACAGGTGAGCAGGTAACGATTTCACTGATGGCGATGGCATTGCAGGAAATGGGGATAAAAGCTGTTTCACTGACAGGCTGGCAGGCAGGCATAAGAACGGAAGCGGTGCCTGGAAACGCAAGGATAACAAATATCCAAAACGAGAAGATGATGAATTACTTGGACGAGGATAAAGTAGTGATTGTTGCAGGATTTCAAGGGTTGGATGAACATGATGAAATTACAACACTCGGGCGGGGCGGTTCCGATACGACAGCCGTAGCCCTTGCAGCTGCATTAAAAGCAGATAGGTGCGATATTTATACAGATGTACCAGGAGTTTTTACTTCCGATCCAAGATATGTGAATGATGCACGGAAGCTCCATTCTATTTCTTACGATGAAATGTTGGAATTGGCTAATCTGGGTGCAGGTGTGCTTCATCCAAGGGCAGTTGAATTTGCCAAAAATTACGGAGTGCCGCTTGAAGTTCGTTCAAGCATGGAAAATATCGAAGGAACCATTATTGAGGAGGAAGCATCAATGGAGCAAAATTTAATCGTACGCGGTGTTGCATTTGAAGAAGATATCATACGTGTCACACTTACTGGTCTTTCAAATGAACTGCATCATTTGTCTCAAATCTTCATGACGCTGGCCGCTGAACATGTCAATGTTGACATCATCATCCAAAGCCGGACAGAATCACAGCAAGCAAGCGTCTCTTTTTCTATCAAGAAAGATGTCCTTCAAGATACGATTCGCATCCTTGAAGAAAATAGGGTTTTATTAGGTTTTGAGGATGTAGAATATGAAACAGGACTTGCCAAGGTATCCATTGTAGGATCAGGGATGGTATCCAATCCGGGTGTAGCAGCAAGGATGTTCAAGGCGCTCGCTGACAATGAGATTCAGATCAAAATGGTAAGCACTTCTGAAATCAAAGTTTCTACTGTCATCAGCCAAGAGAGGATGATCGATGCTGCCAACATCCTTCATAATGAGTTTGGCTTGAGTGGGATTGAAGCCCCGGTGGAAGCGAAATAA